The genomic region GCCATCGCCATCACCCACCCCGCCCCTCTCAACGCCCTCGTCCTTTTCTCATCTCTGTCTCCTCCCCTCTATTTTGTGAAACTTACGGATCAGAAGTGACAATCCAAGGCTCCTCCTGCCACAGCATTTCGCCTTGCTTCAATCCTTCTTTTGCGACCAaccccttcccctttcccccGGCAAACATCTTCACCTCCAATTTCGGCGCGATACTCTTCACATCAATGGAAGGGTCAAGGCCTGTATCAGCCACGAGCATTTTTTCATTTGGATCGACTTCACCGCCTCCAGGAGATGGTGCAAGTTGAAGAGCCTTTCGAAACCGTTTTTCAGATACGGCCCATTCGGGATGATCAACCTTAAGCTGAGCGAGAAGTTTGAGAATGCCTTTGTCTGGGTGGCTTTCTCGAAGTAACGCAAGAACTGGAAGGAGAATATCGTcggaaggagagatgaCCGCTTCTGCAGTAAGGTCTGACATGTTAATCTCGCGTGGAGACGAAATGCAGAAGTGTAATAAAGCGACGTCTCGTCGAGACTTCTTTGGTTCGCTGGCAGCTTAAGTTGTATATACGAAAAGCAAAAAGGATTGAAAATGAAATCGTGACGCAACAACATTCAACCTCGGCACTTTTGTTTAGAAATGAGTTGTGATTCCATATAATCATGAACATTTAACCACTACGCCATGCGTACAAGCATCGCAACTACCGCCTATGCAATAAGATCCCAAAAACACTTTTTTCATATTAATACTACTTCCACACCCTTCTTACATCATACCGGGCATGCCGCCCATGCCGCCCATGCCACCCATGCCCATACCAGCAGGAGGAGTCTTCTCCTCGGCATCAACAACACAGGCCTCGCTGGTCGTCAACAAGCTAGCAACACCAGAGGCGTCGACAAGAGCGGTCCTGACGACCTTCAAGGGGTCGAGGATACCGGCAGCGATCATGTCTCGGTACTGAGAAGTCTGGGCGTCGTAACCCCAGTTGAACTTTTCTGGGGCAGCGTATTCATCGGACAGAAGTCGACCAACGACGACGGAACCCTCCTCACCAGCGTTCTCGACGATGGTTCGGACGGGTCGTCGGATAGCCTGTCGGATCATGGAGATACCGAGCTTCTGGTCAAAGTTGTCGACGGCAATGTCCTCAAGAGCGGTGGAGGCTTTCTGTGTGGATATGTCAGCGCATTTGCCCAAAGAACGtttgcttttctttttttaaTTAAAAAAAATACGAAGCATGCGACTTACGAGAAGCGCGGTACCACCGCCGGGGACGATACCCTCCTCAACAGCGGCACGGGTAGCGTTGAGAGCATCGTCGTAcctgtccttcttctccccgACCTCAACCTCGCTAGAGCCACCAACCTTGATAACGGCAACACCGCCACCGAGCTTGGCCAATCGCTCCTGGAGCTTGGTCCTGTCGTAGTCAGAAGTAGTAGAGTCGTTGATCAAAGCTCGGATCTGCTCGCATCGGGACTGAATGAGGTTCTTGTCACCCTCACCGTTGAGGATAATGGTGTCCTCCTTGGTGATAGTAACGGAGCCAGTGGTACCGAACATGTCGGGGGTGGCCTTCTCAAGCTTGACGTCGAGTTCGTCAGTGAAGACGGTACCGCCGGTGAGGATAGCAATGTCACCGAGGATAGACTTTCGGTTGTCGCCGAATCCGGGGGCCTTAACGGCAGCGACGGAGAGCTGACCTCGAAGCTTGTTGAGAATGATAGCAGCAAGAGCCTCGCCGTCAATGTCCTCGGCAATGATCAACAAAGGTCGACGGGTCTGGGCGGCAATTTcgagggaaggaaggatgTCCTGAAGGGCAgagatcttcttctcggagaggaggatgaagggcTTCTCGAGCTCAACACGCTGGTTCTTGGTGTCGGTGATGAGGTAAGGGGAAATGAAGCCTCGGTCGAATCGCATACCCTCGGTAATCTCAATCTCGTCGTCAATGGTTCGGCCCTCCTTGACGGTGATGACACCCTCCTTGCCGACCTGCTCCATAGCCTGAGCAATAATGGCACCGACGTGAGTGTCACCGTTGGCGGAGATGGTGGCGACCTAGCGTTTAACGTTGAATCGTCAGTTCAATCCGCCACTTCCAAAAATAAACAGTTCTTTCGACATACCTGGGCAATCTCCTCAGAGGTGGTGATAACCTTCTTGTTGGCAACAAGGACCTCGAGAACCTTGTCGACAGCCTTCTGGGCACCTCGACGGAGGTCCATGGGGTTGCAGCCGGCAGCGACGTTCTTCACACCCTCCGAGTAGATAGCTCGGGCGAGGAcggtggcggtggtggtACCGTCACCGGCGGTGTCGTTGGTCTTGGAAGCAACGTCCTGAACGAGACTATGGATAATGTCAACAACAAGTTTTGGAAAGACATACACGTAACGAACTCACCGAGCACCGAGGTTCTCAACGGGGTCTTTGAGAGTGATAGCCTTGGCGACGGAGACACCGTCCTTGGTGATCTTGGGTCCGCCGAAGCTCTGGCCTATGGTTGAGTCAGCGACTGCAACGTTGTCAAGGCAAACGACACGCACCGATGATGACGGTCCTGCCCTTGGGACCAAGGGTGGCAGAGACGGCCTTTGCGAGGATGTCTACACCCTTGAGCATGCCCTGCCTGGCGTCGTTGCCGAAGACGACGTCCTTGGAGGCGAAGGTCCTCTTCTGGACAGCAGCATTCTGGATGAGCCTTGCGGGGCGGGGAAGAGCAGCGCGAGATCGGAGAGGATTCATTTTTCGTGTTTTGGATGTTATGAGCAAGTGCGAAATGAATTAATTGGCGAGACGAAATTCCCCTAAAAAGTACTCGTTGGCGCTTAACTATTCCGTAAATATAGTGGGAATAAATAATTAATATTTCCAGCACTTTCTCGACTCCGCGGGGTTTTTTCTGGAATATGTATTTATTTCGCAACTCTGAACAACTCTGCGAAACAAAAACATCCACAATGGTGAGAGCACAGCAGCATTCCACAACACACGCAGCCCACTGACATATCATGCAGGCAGCTACTTTTAAGAACATCAAGGCTCTCCAGCCCCTCCTCGACCGGGTCCTTGTCCAGCGATTCAAGCCCGAGACCGTACGTCTTCTCTGCCCTCATTACTAGGCGACGTGGGCCTAGTCAGTAGCAGAAACGCTAATGCTTCAACTAGAAAACTGCCTCTGGtatcttcctcccctcctcTACCACCCAATCCCCACTCCCTGAAGCCACTGTCATCGCTGTCGGTCCTGGTGCTCCCAACAAGGAGGGCGCCGTCATTCCCGTCTCTGTCAAGCCCGGAGACAGGGTTCTTTTGCCCGGATGGGGTGGTAGTCCTATCAAGGTCGGTGAGGAGGTAAGTCGTGACTTCCAGTCGTGCACGACTACATGCAGGAGTCATGTAATGTCGTATGCCGAAAGTATGCGTTAATGACCGTATGTGTCTAGGAATTCCACCTCTTCAAGGACGCCGAGATTCTCGCCAAGATCAACGAGTAAACAGCACTATCTCTAGTGTAATTGTACATGCAAGCATGTAAACCGTCTtgggtttttggataaTCTCGAATGGGCGTGCCATCCAGACAGTGGAGTACGAGATGAAAGTAGCACAGGTAGCAGTCAACATAATGCATAGTTCATACCCCACTCAGTGTTTTCGTATTGTGTTATGGTCACGCTGCGTCGCTGGAAATGTCGGTTGCTGTTGGTATGATGTGAGGCATGGTTCAATAGAAACGCGAGATTGCCTCTTGTGCAGCGAAAGGATGTTTGTTTGCGGATGGCAGGATGTAAAGGCGGGGAGGAGAATGTTGCTCCTTTGCATGATACATATCCCCCCTGTTCTCTCTTGCGGCTGGGATGTCTCGATGTATAGAGCATACACCTTGCATAAACGTAATAAATCATAATACAACAAACAATCTGCGGATGCTCTGCGCACCCTGAGCACGGGAGGATAAACAACAGGTGACGCGAATCGGGCTTTTGCGAAAGAAGGCAGTGTCCAGTCTGTTGTTATTGCAGTGTTATTCTTGTTATTGCTTTCCGCCCCCACTGTCTCTTCCATAACCACTTCGCAGCACATGCGTACCCCACAATGCAGTCCCAGCAACACACCCACGACAACAACGCACCACCCGCCGCCCGACCACAGCTTCTGCACGTCGTCCACTCGCCAACCATCCCACCTCCAAATCGAGGCACAAGAAATTTAGAGCTGGCTCATGGCCCAAAAGTCCCATTAACAGCGCCGTTACCGTCGCGCACCACTGAAGTGAGGTCTCTAAATCGAAGCCGACCAAGTCCGCTTGTCCTTGGAAAGCCCAAAGAAGCTGATCCGGAAGACTGGCAAATACATCAGGAAAGACCCTTTACGGCTTCCCCGGGTGCAAGTGACGGTATGTATTGTACAGTTCTTTGCCCTATAGCAGTTAGCTCATTATAACTCAGAGCATTCCTTGGACAATGAATTGCAAGATTTATCCAAGCTACGCAAAGCGGTGCGACAAAACCTCTTGGCTCGACCGATGGACTCTCCATTAGACCTCTCCGATTCCGACCTGTCGGCCTTTAATACACCCGGACAGCAATCATTTCCTagcttctcctccacatcAATGGACAGTATATTCATCGAACAAATCTTTGATCAGGTGGAGAGCGGAAGCGTGCTGTTGGTCGACACCCGGCCAATGGCTGCCTTTCTCAATTCCCATCTGCCGAACTCCATCCCGCTCTCGATCCCTACTCTCTTATCAAAACGCTTCCAAAGATCACAATCTCAATCAAGCCGTTCCGCTATATCATGGGGGACTCTCTCGCCTTTTGTATCTCTACCAAGCGCCCGAGAAAGATGGGACTCAGTAGATCAAGATAAAGTTGAGGTTGCCTTGATCTGTCACGGCGAAGAGGGCAGAGTCGTGGAGGGAATCTTGAAAAGTTTGATCGATGACAGAGTCAAAACGGTAAGAGGTGGATGGGCTGCAGTACTAGACTATGCCTCAGCCAGAAGAACGCTTGTTTCCGGGCAGACTCTTACCCGCCCCAGTCTCGACGTGACCGTACCAGAAACAACTACCGGCAAACCACTTGCGCCTGGACCTACATCTAATATGCTCCCTCCAAAATCAGCTCCGCCATGTGAGATACCTTTACCACCTATccctccatccccatccctgTCCCCACCAAAATCTCTCAATCACCATCCTTCATTACCGTCACTTCGCCCACCATTCGCAGGGGCTACTCGAGACCTTCCTTCGCTCTCGATTAATGCCGGTCAAGCGAGTCAGAGGCGGACGCCAAAATTGAGTTTGAACCTCGACAGACCTCTGAAGAGCGCAACATTTGGTGGCTACCACGATATTCCACCCAGGCCTCATGGGTATTCATGTACGAGAACCAAGCCGCAAAGGTCTCCGGGCCTATCGTTAAACATCCCCCCTACTCCATTTCAGTCCCAACAGGGTCATGTTCAAGGCCGGATAATAGAAGATTCCAGACTCAACGGGTCCGGTTCAATACAAACCAGGGCACACGAACAGTCACGTTTCccaccttcctcttcaacgTTTGGCGATGCCAAGCAGATTGAGAATGAGGGAGAGGACATGGTGCCTAATCCCTATGATAGTCCCGCCCCTCGTGCACGGATACCACATGATCCCGATAAAAGTCAACAATACGGAGCACGATTCtattcttctccaccttccaTGGACAGCACCCTCCCCCCCTCTTCCCCGCCTCCGATCCGCCCAGCTGTTGCGCCTTTTAACCCTTCCGTCatccttccatctttccTCTACCTCGGTCCTGATATCCAATGCGAATCTGATGTTCAGTGTCTTCTCAAGTTAGGTGTGAAGCGGATATTGAATGTCGCGTTGGAGTGTGATGATAATCAGGGATTGAATTTGAAAGAGAGATTCAAATATAGAAAAGTGGGTATGCGAGATATTGTGGAAGAAAGTGGGGTTGGGAAAGGCATGAGAGATGCTTGTGAATTTTTGGGTGAGTTCATCGGTACCCTATTTCAaccgaaaaaaaaatccGACCTGATGTGTATAAAATAGATGACGCCCGTCTTCACTCTGCACCCACCTATGTCCACTGCCAAGCTGGTAAATCACGCTCCGTCACAATCATCCTCGCTTACCTTATCCATGCCAACGCATGGAC from Cryptococcus decagattii chromosome 3, complete sequence harbors:
- a CDS encoding heat shock protein 60, mitochondrial, whose amino-acid sequence is MNPLRSRAALPRPARLIQNAAVQKRTFASKDVVFGNDARQGMLKGVDILAKAVSATLGPKGRTVIIGQSFGGPKITKDGVSVAKAITLKDPVENLGARLVQDVASKTNDTAGDGTTTATVLARAIYSEGVKNVAAGCNPMDLRRGAQKAVDKVLEVLVANKKVITTSEEIAQVATISANGDTHVGAIIAQAMEQVGKEGVITVKEGRTIDDEIEITEGMRFDRGFISPYLITDTKNQRVELEKPFILLSEKKISALQDILPSLEIAAQTRRPLLIIAEDIDGEALAAIILNKLRGQLSVAAVKAPGFGDNRKSILGDIAILTGGTVFTDELDVKLEKATPDMFGTTGSVTITKEDTIILNGEGDKNLIQSRCEQIRALINDSTTSDYDRTKLQERLAKLGGGVAVIKVGGSSEVEVGEKKDRYDDALNATRAAVEEGIVPGGGTALLKASTALEDIAVDNFDQKLGISMIRQAIRRPVRTIVENAGEEGSVVVGRLLSDEYAAPEKFNWGYDAQTSQYRDMIAAGILDPLKVVRTALVDASGVASLLTTSEACVVDAEEKTPPAGMGMGGMGGMGGMPGMM